Proteins encoded in a region of the Vitis riparia cultivar Riparia Gloire de Montpellier isolate 1030 chromosome 7, EGFV_Vit.rip_1.0, whole genome shotgun sequence genome:
- the LOC117917882 gene encoding AP2-like ethylene-responsive transcription factor AIL6, which translates to MAPVTNWLSFSLSPMEMLRCSESQIMPYESSSAASPHYYVDNFYANGWTNPKPQVMYTEGDDYQVKEAATPSITNSSMLTSFVDPQLHHQQIPKLEDFLGGDSSSLVRYSESQTETQDSSLTHIYDHGSAYFNEQQDLKAIAATAGFQAFSTNSGSEVEDSSSIGRTQLASSDFPGHSIESGNELAFSHCPTGALSLGVTTTTTTTQRSDQQAIVSADSDCSKKIADTFGQRTSIYRGVTRHRWTGRYEAHLWDNSSRREGQARKGRQVYLGGYDKEEKAARAYDLAALKYWGASATTNFPVSNYTKELEEMKHVTKQEFIASLRRKSSGFSRGASIYRGVTRHHQQGRWQARIGRVAGNKDLYLGTFATEEEAAEAYDIAAIKFRGVNAVTNFEMNRYDVEAIANSALPIGGAAKRLKLSLESDQKPCLNLDQQTQSSASSSGITFGAIQPIPAIPCGIPLDTATAFYHHNLFNHLHSSNMGASNSPGTTSSSMATPMALLPPPAEFFIWPHQSY; encoded by the exons ATGGCACCGGTGACTAACTGGCTCTCTTTTTCGCTCTCTCCCATGGAAATGCTGCGGTGTTCAGAGTCTCAGATTATGCCCTATGAGAGCTCGTCTGCTGCTTCTCCGCATTACTATGTCGATAACTTCTATGCAAACG GGTGGACAAATCCTAAGCCTCAAGTTATGTACACAGAAGGAGACGACTATCAAGTAAAAGAGGCTGCTACACCAAGCATTACCAACTCGTCCATGCTCACAAGCTTCGTCGACCCTCAACTCCATCACCAACAGATTCCCAAGCTCGAGGACTTCCTTGGCGGCGACTCATCGTCCTTGGTCCGATATTCGGAAAGCCAAACAGAGACCCAAGATTCCTCCCTGACTCACATCTACGACCATGGTTCTGCTTACTTCAACGAACAACAAGATCTCAAAGCCATTGCGGCGACGGCAGGATTTCAAGCCTTTTCTACTAACTCGGGATCGGAAGTGGAAGACTCATCGTCCATTGGGAGAACCCAGCTCGCATCGAGCGATTTTCCAGGTCATTCGATTGAGTCAGGGAACGAGTTGGCCTTCTCGCATTGTCCTACAGGGGCATTGTCACTTGGGGTTACGACTACGACTACGACTACTCAGAGATCTGATCAGCAGGCTATTGTTTCAGCTGATTCTGATTGCTCTAAAAAGATTGCTGATACCTTTGGCCAAAGAACATCTATTTACAGGGGAGTTACCAG ACACAGGTGGACGGGTAGATATGAAGCGCATCTGTGGGATAACAGCAGCAGAAGGGAGGGCCAGGCCAGGAAGGGGCGTCAag TGTACTTGG GTGGGTATGACAAGGAAGAAAAGGCAGCAAGGGCCTATGATTTAGCAGCTCTAAAGTACTGGGGTGCTTCTGCAACTACCAATTTCCCT GTTTCAAATTATACCAAAGAATTGGAGGAGATGAAACATGTGACCAAGCAAGAATTCATCGCTTCACTGAGAAG GAAAAGTAGTGGCTTTTCAAGGGGAGCTTCCATTTACAGGGGTGTCACAAG GCATCATCAACAAGGTCGATGGCAAGCAAGGATAGGTCGAGTTGCTGGAAATAAAGACTTGTACCTGGGGACATTTG CCACCGAAGAGGAAGCAGCAGAGGCATATGACATAGCAGCCATAAAGTTCAGGGGTGTGAATGCGGTGACCAATTTCGAGATGAACCGATATGATGTGGAAGCAATTGCAAATAGTGCTCTTCCCATTGGTGGAGCAGCAAAGCGGCTAAAGCTCTCGCTTGAATCAGATCAGAAGCCTTGTTTGAACCTGGACCAGCAAACTCAGTCCAGCGCCAGCAGCAGTGGCATCACTTTCGGCGCAATCCAACCAATTCCTGCAATCCCATGTGGAATTCCATTAGATACTGCAACGGCATTTTATCATCACAACCTCTTCAACCATCTTCACTCCAGTAACATGGGCGCCTCCAACTCCCCAGGCACGACCTCCTCCTCTATGGCAACCCCAATGGCTTTGCTGCCGCCTCCAGCTGAGTTTTTCATATGGCCTCACCAGTCCTACTGA
- the LOC117917998 gene encoding putative U-box domain-containing protein 50 isoform X2, with the protein MEAQLEKVYVAVGSDLQDGFATLEWALRKWNSHSTSIVIIHATNIISNDFVYTPFGKLPASSVSDEKLGVLRKYEEEKTNKLLSKYMAFCGKVKAEILKIEKHDEPIHKVIIDLISGVHITKLVLGMTFLKSSAGSKSAISGSFYVHRNKPEFCELFIVCGGKLVFLREENDEGLMEDDQGVMVARTRGKASFKGWFGKMFAESPTSHHTHGSSTSSTIADSLNSLNQWENSVDEIDNYFQQLLSLNLDEQDCEDENNPTEQEMPENSDSDMSGAEKFGALKIKLEEAHETIQLKRKEARDHVERHGRAEWAICLCTRRAEELEVHINEEISNRIDIRKELDASKEQIYEVRSDVEESKSRLKSFLELQTELSKRLQLSSLSRSRVEAQLENVAIARAEMVREIEELRRQRDVLQRRIEFCREKEAIGTASRLSELICRYREYTPEVIKLATDDFSEHLRMKTGGDLTNVFKGRINHATVAIKMVNSAKGLSQEAFQNEVKLLNRIRHSHIVAVIGFCSELRCMVFEYMHNGSLRDMLFSSHRNSRRRDCALRWHDRVRIAAEVCSALAFLHLNEPRPIFHGSLNASNILLDRNMVAKIHGLRLTPSHEEQDMRSDVRAFGLLVLQLLTGRNWSGLVEEAMAMDRGALIQVLDEIAGEWPLDLAEELAVIAMRCVCINMDLRMGTITGELNELRKKADDIVARTGCKVGSDEGAHMEDTNVVVPGVFICPIFQEVMKNPHVAADGFSYELEAIEEWLGTGHDTSPMTNLRLRHKQLTPNHTLRSLIQDWLNKRSTSPS; encoded by the exons ATGGAAGCCCAATTGGAGAAGGTGTATGTTGCAGTTGGGAGTGATTTGCAAGATGGGTTTGCAACCTTGGAGTGGGCACTGAGAAAGTGGAATTCTCATTCAACATCCATAGTGATCATCCATGCAACAAATATCATTTCCAATGATTTTGTTTACACCCCAT TTGGGAAGCTCCCAGCAAGCTCTGTGAGTGATGAAAAATTGGGAGTTCTGAGGAAGTACGAGGAAGAGAAGACGAACAAGTTACTGTCCAAGTACATGGCTTTCTGTGGCAAG GTAAAAGCTGAAATTCTTAAAATCGAGAAACATGATGAACCCATTCATAAGGTCATCATAGATTTGATCTCCGGAGTCCATATTACAAAATTGGTCCTGGGAATGACATTCTTGAAGTCCTCAGCGGG ATCGAAGAGTGCAATCAGTGGATCCTTTTATGTTCATAGAAACAAACCCGAATTCtgtgagttattcatagtatgtGGAGGAAAATTAGTATTcctaagagaagaaaatgatgaaggACTAATGGAGGATGATCAAGGAGTCATGGTTGCAAGAACAAGAGGAAAGGCAAGTTTCAAAGGCTGGTTTGGAAAAATGTTTGCAGAAAGTCCAACAAGCCACCATACACATGGCTCATCCACTTCATCAACAATTGCGGATTCACTGAATTCGCTGAATCAATGGGAGAATTCTGTTGATGAAATTGACAACTATTTCCAGCAGCTGTTATCTTTGAACCTGGATGAACAAGATTGTGAGGACGAGAACAATCCAACAGAGCAAGAAATGCCAGAAAATAGTGACTCTGATATG AGTGGAGCAGAAAAGTTTGGAgcattgaaaattaaattagaggAAGCACACGAGACGATTcagttaaaaagaaaagaagccaGGGACCATGTTGAAAGACATGGAAGAGCTGAATGGGCCATTTGTTTATGTACTCGCCGG GCAGAAGAACTTGAAGTTCATATAAATGAAGAGATCTCGAACCGAattgatataaggaaagaactaGATGCTTCAAAAGAACAAATCTATGAAGTTAGAAGTGATGTTGAAGAAAGCAAGAGTAGGCTTAAATCATTTCTAGAACTCCAGACAGAGCTATCAAAGAGACTTCAACTCTCATCATTATCGAGATCACGAGTAGAGGCCCAACTAGAGAATGTAGCAATTGCAAGAGCAGAGATGGTTCGAGAGATTGAGGAGCTGAGGAGACAGAGAGATGTTCTTCAACGTAGAATTGAGTTCTGTAGAGAAAAGGAAGCAATAGGGACTGCTTCAAGACTGAGTGAGTTGATCTGCAGGTATAGAGAGTACACCCCTGAAGTGATCAAATTGGCCACCGATGATTTCTCTGAGCACCTGAGGATGAAAACTGGAGGGGACTTGACTAATGTCTTTAAGGGACGGATCAACCACGCAACAGTAGCAATCAAAATGGTGAATTCAGCCAAGGGGTTGTCCCAAGAGGCTTTCCAAAATGAG GTAAAGCTCCTCAACCGCATCCGGCATTCGCATATTGTTGCGGTGATTGGTTTCTGCTCTGAGCTAAGGTGCATGGTCTTCGAATATATGCACAATGGTAGCTTGAGGGACATGCTATTTTCCTCCCATAGGAACTCCAGAAGAAGAGACTGCGCTCTTCGGTGGCATGATCGAGTCCGCATAGCAGCAGAAGTTTGCTCAGCCCTGGCCTTCCTCCACTTAAATGAGCCGAGACCCATTTTTCATGGCAGTCTGAACGCTTCCAACATCCTCCTCGACCGCAATATGGTTGCAAAGATCCATGGTTTAAGGCTCACTCCAAGCCATGAGGAGCAAGATATGAGGTCCGATGTCCGGGCCTTCGGGCTTCTAGTGCTGCAGCTTCTGACCGGGAGGAATTGGTCTGGGCTGGTTGAAGAGGCAATGGCGATGGATCGTGGGGCCTTGATTCAGGTCTTGGACGAGATAGCAGGAGAATGGCCTCTGGATTTGGCTGAGGAACTTGCAGTAATAGCCATGAGGTGCGTGTGCATTAACATGGATTTGAGAATGGGAACAATAACGGGAGAGCTGAATGAGCTGAGGAAAAAGGCAGATGATATAGTTGCTCGAACAGGATGTAAGGTGGGGAGTGATGAAGGTGCCCACATGGAAGACACAAACGTTGTTGTGCCCGGTGTTTTCATCTGCCCCATATTTCAG GAAGTTATGAAGAACCCTCATGTGGCAGCTGATGGGTTCTCATATGAGCTAGAAGCCATAGAGGAATGGCTAGGGACAGGGCACGATACATCTCCTATGACAAACTTAAGGCTCAGGCACAAACAACTCACCCCCAATCATACCCTGCGCTCCCTCATCCAGGATTGGCttaacaaaagatcaacttccCCTTCATAA
- the LOC117917998 gene encoding putative U-box domain-containing protein 50 isoform X1 — MEAQLEKVYVAVGSDLQDGFATLEWALRKWNSHSTSIVIIHATNIISNDFVYTPFGKLPASSVSDEKLGVLRKYEEEKTNKLLSKYMAFCGKVKAEILKIEKHDEPIHKVIIDLISGVHITKLVLGMTFLKSSAGRSKSAISGSFYVHRNKPEFCELFIVCGGKLVFLREENDEGLMEDDQGVMVARTRGKASFKGWFGKMFAESPTSHHTHGSSTSSTIADSLNSLNQWENSVDEIDNYFQQLLSLNLDEQDCEDENNPTEQEMPENSDSDMSGAEKFGALKIKLEEAHETIQLKRKEARDHVERHGRAEWAICLCTRRAEELEVHINEEISNRIDIRKELDASKEQIYEVRSDVEESKSRLKSFLELQTELSKRLQLSSLSRSRVEAQLENVAIARAEMVREIEELRRQRDVLQRRIEFCREKEAIGTASRLSELICRYREYTPEVIKLATDDFSEHLRMKTGGDLTNVFKGRINHATVAIKMVNSAKGLSQEAFQNEVKLLNRIRHSHIVAVIGFCSELRCMVFEYMHNGSLRDMLFSSHRNSRRRDCALRWHDRVRIAAEVCSALAFLHLNEPRPIFHGSLNASNILLDRNMVAKIHGLRLTPSHEEQDMRSDVRAFGLLVLQLLTGRNWSGLVEEAMAMDRGALIQVLDEIAGEWPLDLAEELAVIAMRCVCINMDLRMGTITGELNELRKKADDIVARTGCKVGSDEGAHMEDTNVVVPGVFICPIFQEVMKNPHVAADGFSYELEAIEEWLGTGHDTSPMTNLRLRHKQLTPNHTLRSLIQDWLNKRSTSPS; from the exons ATGGAAGCCCAATTGGAGAAGGTGTATGTTGCAGTTGGGAGTGATTTGCAAGATGGGTTTGCAACCTTGGAGTGGGCACTGAGAAAGTGGAATTCTCATTCAACATCCATAGTGATCATCCATGCAACAAATATCATTTCCAATGATTTTGTTTACACCCCAT TTGGGAAGCTCCCAGCAAGCTCTGTGAGTGATGAAAAATTGGGAGTTCTGAGGAAGTACGAGGAAGAGAAGACGAACAAGTTACTGTCCAAGTACATGGCTTTCTGTGGCAAG GTAAAAGCTGAAATTCTTAAAATCGAGAAACATGATGAACCCATTCATAAGGTCATCATAGATTTGATCTCCGGAGTCCATATTACAAAATTGGTCCTGGGAATGACATTCTTGAAGTCCTCAGCGGG GAGATCGAAGAGTGCAATCAGTGGATCCTTTTATGTTCATAGAAACAAACCCGAATTCtgtgagttattcatagtatgtGGAGGAAAATTAGTATTcctaagagaagaaaatgatgaaggACTAATGGAGGATGATCAAGGAGTCATGGTTGCAAGAACAAGAGGAAAGGCAAGTTTCAAAGGCTGGTTTGGAAAAATGTTTGCAGAAAGTCCAACAAGCCACCATACACATGGCTCATCCACTTCATCAACAATTGCGGATTCACTGAATTCGCTGAATCAATGGGAGAATTCTGTTGATGAAATTGACAACTATTTCCAGCAGCTGTTATCTTTGAACCTGGATGAACAAGATTGTGAGGACGAGAACAATCCAACAGAGCAAGAAATGCCAGAAAATAGTGACTCTGATATG AGTGGAGCAGAAAAGTTTGGAgcattgaaaattaaattagaggAAGCACACGAGACGATTcagttaaaaagaaaagaagccaGGGACCATGTTGAAAGACATGGAAGAGCTGAATGGGCCATTTGTTTATGTACTCGCCGG GCAGAAGAACTTGAAGTTCATATAAATGAAGAGATCTCGAACCGAattgatataaggaaagaactaGATGCTTCAAAAGAACAAATCTATGAAGTTAGAAGTGATGTTGAAGAAAGCAAGAGTAGGCTTAAATCATTTCTAGAACTCCAGACAGAGCTATCAAAGAGACTTCAACTCTCATCATTATCGAGATCACGAGTAGAGGCCCAACTAGAGAATGTAGCAATTGCAAGAGCAGAGATGGTTCGAGAGATTGAGGAGCTGAGGAGACAGAGAGATGTTCTTCAACGTAGAATTGAGTTCTGTAGAGAAAAGGAAGCAATAGGGACTGCTTCAAGACTGAGTGAGTTGATCTGCAGGTATAGAGAGTACACCCCTGAAGTGATCAAATTGGCCACCGATGATTTCTCTGAGCACCTGAGGATGAAAACTGGAGGGGACTTGACTAATGTCTTTAAGGGACGGATCAACCACGCAACAGTAGCAATCAAAATGGTGAATTCAGCCAAGGGGTTGTCCCAAGAGGCTTTCCAAAATGAG GTAAAGCTCCTCAACCGCATCCGGCATTCGCATATTGTTGCGGTGATTGGTTTCTGCTCTGAGCTAAGGTGCATGGTCTTCGAATATATGCACAATGGTAGCTTGAGGGACATGCTATTTTCCTCCCATAGGAACTCCAGAAGAAGAGACTGCGCTCTTCGGTGGCATGATCGAGTCCGCATAGCAGCAGAAGTTTGCTCAGCCCTGGCCTTCCTCCACTTAAATGAGCCGAGACCCATTTTTCATGGCAGTCTGAACGCTTCCAACATCCTCCTCGACCGCAATATGGTTGCAAAGATCCATGGTTTAAGGCTCACTCCAAGCCATGAGGAGCAAGATATGAGGTCCGATGTCCGGGCCTTCGGGCTTCTAGTGCTGCAGCTTCTGACCGGGAGGAATTGGTCTGGGCTGGTTGAAGAGGCAATGGCGATGGATCGTGGGGCCTTGATTCAGGTCTTGGACGAGATAGCAGGAGAATGGCCTCTGGATTTGGCTGAGGAACTTGCAGTAATAGCCATGAGGTGCGTGTGCATTAACATGGATTTGAGAATGGGAACAATAACGGGAGAGCTGAATGAGCTGAGGAAAAAGGCAGATGATATAGTTGCTCGAACAGGATGTAAGGTGGGGAGTGATGAAGGTGCCCACATGGAAGACACAAACGTTGTTGTGCCCGGTGTTTTCATCTGCCCCATATTTCAG GAAGTTATGAAGAACCCTCATGTGGCAGCTGATGGGTTCTCATATGAGCTAGAAGCCATAGAGGAATGGCTAGGGACAGGGCACGATACATCTCCTATGACAAACTTAAGGCTCAGGCACAAACAACTCACCCCCAATCATACCCTGCGCTCCCTCATCCAGGATTGGCttaacaaaagatcaacttccCCTTCATAA
- the LOC117918000 gene encoding nucleobase-ascorbate transporter 11 isoform X1, whose amino-acid sequence MERGSRSETLDQAGKQKGGQKLGSMLPQIEPFIPKRDHNPKELRSWAKRTGFVSTFSGETTTSVSERYGAEKDNSGGFDLERGRDQRGGSSPKIEIDPILGRTRANRGFEIEPASGSETGAVQRLPRDESDGALGLRNGTARGENKKRRIGIEPVLGPADEERKVNLNGNGNGNGIVNGDGHQIPVVTSAAEPKKEDSKSEEVGIDVPPDYEEPPPEGWRGSSQMKCGLRENPGFVPLIYYGLQHYLSLAGSIIFIPLVIVPAMGGTDKDTATVISTMLLVTGITTILQSYFGTRLPLVQGSSFVYLAPALVIINSQEYRNLTEHKFRHIMRELQGAIIVGSIFQSILGFSGLMSLILRFINPVVVAPTIAGVGLAFFTYGFPQAGSCVEISIPQILLVLIFTLYLRGISISGHRIFRIYAVPLSILIIWAYAFFLTAGGAYNYKGCSPDIPSSNIMVDACRKHAYTMKHCRTDVSNAWRTAAWVRIPYPLQWGVPIFHLRTSIIMIIVSLVASVDSVGTYHSTSLLVNSKPPTPGIVSRGIGLEGFCSVLAGLWGSGTGSTTLTENVHTINITKMASRRAVELGAAFLIFLSFIGKVGAILASIPQALAASVLCFMWALIVALGLSTLQYSQAASFRNMTIVGVSLFLGLSVPAYFQQYQLYTSLILPSYFIPYAAASNGPVHTGSKQLDFAFNALLSMNMVVTLLVALVLDNTVPGSRQERGVYIWSRAEEMETDPSFLADYSLPKKIAPAFCRTKCLGS is encoded by the exons ATGGAACGCGGGTCGAGATCAGAAACCCTAGACCAGGCTGGGAAGCAGAAGGGTGGTCAGAAACTTGGTTCGATGCTGCCCCAGATTGAGCCATTCATACCAAAAAGGGATCACAACCCGAAGGAGTTGAGATCTTGGGCAAAGAGGACTGGCTTTGTCTCTACTTTCTCTGGTGAGACTACTACGAGTGTTAGTGAGAGGTATGGGGCTGAGAAAGATAATAGTGGTGGGTTTGATTTGGAGAGGGGTCGTGATCAGAGAGGTGGGTCGTCGCCGAAGATCGAGATTGATCCAATTCTTGGGCGGACGAGGGCGAACCGGGGGTTTGAAATTGAACCTGCTTCTGGGTCTGAAACCGGAGCTGTACAAAGGTTGCCGAGGGATGAAAGTGATGGGGCTTTGGGTTTAAGGAATGGAACAGCTAGAGGTGAAAATAAGAAGAGAAGAATTGGGATTGAACCTGTTTTAGGGCCTGCAGATGAGGAGAGGAAAGTTAATTTGAATGGAAATGGGAATGGGAACGGAATTGTAAATGGGGATGGGCATCAAATTCCTGTAGTCACTTCGGCTGCGGAGCCCAAGAAGGAAGACAGCAAAAGTGAAGAAGTAGGAATTGATGTTCCTCCAGATTATGAAGAGCCTCCTCCAGAAGGATGGCGCGGATCATCGCAAATGAAGTGTGGGTTGAGAGAAAACCCGGGTTTTG TACCACTTATTTATTACGGTTTGCAGCACTACTTGTCATTGGCCGGTTCAATTATTTTCATCCCCTTGGTCATTGTACCAGCTATGGGTGGAACTGAT AAGGACACTGCAACTGTGATTTCTACAATGCTATTAGTGACTGGCATTACAACAATTCTACAATCATACTTTGGTACTCGGCTTCCATTAGTTCAGGGGAGTTCGTTTGTATATTTGGCACCAGCATTAGTTATCATTAATTCTCAGGAATATCGAAACCTTACTGAACAT AAATTTAGGCACATAATGAGAGAACTTCAAGGAGCTATAATTGTTGGTTCAATTTTCCAAAGCATTTTGGGATTCAGTGGTCTCATGTCTCTTATTCTAAG GTTTATAAACCCAGTTGTGGTTGCGCCAACCATTGCTGGAGTAGGTTTAGCATTTTTTACCTATGGTTTTCCTCAAGCTGGTAGCTGTGTGGAGATCAGCATTCCCCAGATACTGTTGGTTCTTATTTTCACCCTG TACCTTCGAGGAATATCCATCTCTGGACATCGAATATTCCGGATTTATGCG GTTCCCCTGAGCATTCTGATTATATGGGCATATGCGTTCTTTTTGACTGCTGGTGGAGCATATAATTATAAGGGCTGCAGCCCTGACATACCCAGCTCGAACATCATGGTTGATGCATGCCGAAAGCATGCATATACTATGAAACATTGCAGGACTGATGTTTCCAATGCATGGAGAACTGCTGCTTGGGTTAGAATTCCTTATCCTTTACAATGGGGTGTCCCTATCTTCCATTTAAGGACCTCCATTATCATGATCATTGTTTCGCTGGTTGCATCAGTAGATTCA GTTGGGACATATCACTCCACATCACTGCTAGTTAATTCAAAGCCTCCAACCCCAGGAATTGTCAGCAGAGGAATTGGTTTGGAAGGTTTCTGTAGTGTACTGGCTGGACTTTGGGGTTCTGGTACTGGCTCAACAACCTTGACTGAAAATGTGCATACTATCAACATAACAAAGATGGCAAGCCGAAGGGCTGTGGAGCTTGGAGCagctttcttgatctttctttcattcataG GAAAAGTGGGCGCCATTCTTGCTTCTATACCACAGGCCTTAGCCGCTTCTGTATTGTGCTTCATGTGGGCATTGATTGTGGCATTGGGACTCTCAACTTTGCAATATAGTCAAGCTGCAAGTTTTAGAAACATGACCATAGTTGGTGTTTCTTTGTTCCTTGGTTTATCAGTCCCAGCATATTTCCAACAGTATCAGCTGTACACAAGCCTGATACTTCCAAGCTATTTTATTCCTTATGCAGCTGCTTCCAATGGACCAGTCCACACCGGCAGTAAACAG CTTGATTTTGCCTTTAATGCCCTCTTGTCTATGAACATGGTGGTGACCCTACTGGTGGCACTTGTACTAGACAACACTGTCCCAGGCAGCCGACAAGAACGAGGAGTATACATATGGTCAAGGGCTGAAGAGATGGAAACTGATCCATCCTTTCTTGCAGATTATTCCTTGCCAAAAAAAATTGCTCCAGCATTTTGTAGGACAAAATGTTTGGGTTCGTGA
- the LOC117918000 gene encoding nucleobase-ascorbate transporter 11 isoform X2, giving the protein MERGSRSETLDQAGKQKGGQKLGSMLPQIEPFIPKRDHNPKELRSWAKRTGFVSTFSGETTTSVSERYGAEKDNSGGFDLERGRDQRGGSSPKIEIDPILGRTRANRGFEIEPASGSETGAVQRLPRDESDGALGLRNGTARGENKKRRIGIEPVLGPADEERKVNLNGNGNGNGIVNGDGHQIPVVTSAAEPKKEDSKSEEVGIDVPPDYEEPPPEGWRGSSQMKCGLRENPGFVPLIYYGLQHYLSLAGSIIFIPLVIVPAMGGTDKDTATVISTMLLVTGITTILQSYFGTRLPLVQGSSFVYLAPALVIINSQEYRNLTEHKFRHIMRELQGAIIVGSIFQSILGFSGLMSLILRFINPVVVAPTIAGVGLAFFTYGFPQAGSCVEISIPQILLVLIFTLYLRGISISGHRIFRIYAVPLSILIIWAYAFFLTAGGAYNYKGCSPDIPSSNIMVDACRKHAYTMKHCRTDVSNAWRTAAWVGTYHSTSLLVNSKPPTPGIVSRGIGLEGFCSVLAGLWGSGTGSTTLTENVHTINITKMASRRAVELGAAFLIFLSFIGKVGAILASIPQALAASVLCFMWALIVALGLSTLQYSQAASFRNMTIVGVSLFLGLSVPAYFQQYQLYTSLILPSYFIPYAAASNGPVHTGSKQLDFAFNALLSMNMVVTLLVALVLDNTVPGSRQERGVYIWSRAEEMETDPSFLADYSLPKKIAPAFCRTKCLGS; this is encoded by the exons ATGGAACGCGGGTCGAGATCAGAAACCCTAGACCAGGCTGGGAAGCAGAAGGGTGGTCAGAAACTTGGTTCGATGCTGCCCCAGATTGAGCCATTCATACCAAAAAGGGATCACAACCCGAAGGAGTTGAGATCTTGGGCAAAGAGGACTGGCTTTGTCTCTACTTTCTCTGGTGAGACTACTACGAGTGTTAGTGAGAGGTATGGGGCTGAGAAAGATAATAGTGGTGGGTTTGATTTGGAGAGGGGTCGTGATCAGAGAGGTGGGTCGTCGCCGAAGATCGAGATTGATCCAATTCTTGGGCGGACGAGGGCGAACCGGGGGTTTGAAATTGAACCTGCTTCTGGGTCTGAAACCGGAGCTGTACAAAGGTTGCCGAGGGATGAAAGTGATGGGGCTTTGGGTTTAAGGAATGGAACAGCTAGAGGTGAAAATAAGAAGAGAAGAATTGGGATTGAACCTGTTTTAGGGCCTGCAGATGAGGAGAGGAAAGTTAATTTGAATGGAAATGGGAATGGGAACGGAATTGTAAATGGGGATGGGCATCAAATTCCTGTAGTCACTTCGGCTGCGGAGCCCAAGAAGGAAGACAGCAAAAGTGAAGAAGTAGGAATTGATGTTCCTCCAGATTATGAAGAGCCTCCTCCAGAAGGATGGCGCGGATCATCGCAAATGAAGTGTGGGTTGAGAGAAAACCCGGGTTTTG TACCACTTATTTATTACGGTTTGCAGCACTACTTGTCATTGGCCGGTTCAATTATTTTCATCCCCTTGGTCATTGTACCAGCTATGGGTGGAACTGAT AAGGACACTGCAACTGTGATTTCTACAATGCTATTAGTGACTGGCATTACAACAATTCTACAATCATACTTTGGTACTCGGCTTCCATTAGTTCAGGGGAGTTCGTTTGTATATTTGGCACCAGCATTAGTTATCATTAATTCTCAGGAATATCGAAACCTTACTGAACAT AAATTTAGGCACATAATGAGAGAACTTCAAGGAGCTATAATTGTTGGTTCAATTTTCCAAAGCATTTTGGGATTCAGTGGTCTCATGTCTCTTATTCTAAG GTTTATAAACCCAGTTGTGGTTGCGCCAACCATTGCTGGAGTAGGTTTAGCATTTTTTACCTATGGTTTTCCTCAAGCTGGTAGCTGTGTGGAGATCAGCATTCCCCAGATACTGTTGGTTCTTATTTTCACCCTG TACCTTCGAGGAATATCCATCTCTGGACATCGAATATTCCGGATTTATGCG GTTCCCCTGAGCATTCTGATTATATGGGCATATGCGTTCTTTTTGACTGCTGGTGGAGCATATAATTATAAGGGCTGCAGCCCTGACATACCCAGCTCGAACATCATGGTTGATGCATGCCGAAAGCATGCATATACTATGAAACATTGCAGGACTGATGTTTCCAATGCATGGAGAACTGCTGCTTGG GTTGGGACATATCACTCCACATCACTGCTAGTTAATTCAAAGCCTCCAACCCCAGGAATTGTCAGCAGAGGAATTGGTTTGGAAGGTTTCTGTAGTGTACTGGCTGGACTTTGGGGTTCTGGTACTGGCTCAACAACCTTGACTGAAAATGTGCATACTATCAACATAACAAAGATGGCAAGCCGAAGGGCTGTGGAGCTTGGAGCagctttcttgatctttctttcattcataG GAAAAGTGGGCGCCATTCTTGCTTCTATACCACAGGCCTTAGCCGCTTCTGTATTGTGCTTCATGTGGGCATTGATTGTGGCATTGGGACTCTCAACTTTGCAATATAGTCAAGCTGCAAGTTTTAGAAACATGACCATAGTTGGTGTTTCTTTGTTCCTTGGTTTATCAGTCCCAGCATATTTCCAACAGTATCAGCTGTACACAAGCCTGATACTTCCAAGCTATTTTATTCCTTATGCAGCTGCTTCCAATGGACCAGTCCACACCGGCAGTAAACAG CTTGATTTTGCCTTTAATGCCCTCTTGTCTATGAACATGGTGGTGACCCTACTGGTGGCACTTGTACTAGACAACACTGTCCCAGGCAGCCGACAAGAACGAGGAGTATACATATGGTCAAGGGCTGAAGAGATGGAAACTGATCCATCCTTTCTTGCAGATTATTCCTTGCCAAAAAAAATTGCTCCAGCATTTTGTAGGACAAAATGTTTGGGTTCGTGA